One genomic window of Polyangium aurulentum includes the following:
- a CDS encoding SRPBCC family protein produces MTSERENELPEAVTKSIEIDASPADVWRALTDPPSMRAWISDDDIEVTTNWEIGSPILFRGDLHGEIGFENRGTVRAFEPERTLRYSHWSTLSRSAIPDTPENHVVIEFALTPSGSSTRLDLTLSNLVDYVVYKHLDFYWGTTLVLLKRFCEHARSGGQGPASAGA; encoded by the coding sequence ATGACCTCCGAGCGCGAAAACGAACTTCCCGAGGCAGTGACGAAGAGCATCGAGATCGACGCTTCGCCCGCGGATGTGTGGCGTGCGCTGACCGACCCGCCCTCGATGCGAGCATGGATCTCCGATGACGACATCGAAGTGACGACGAACTGGGAGATTGGAAGCCCGATCCTCTTTCGAGGAGACCTGCATGGGGAGATCGGGTTCGAGAACAGAGGAACCGTTCGCGCGTTCGAACCGGAGCGCACCCTCCGATACAGCCACTGGAGCACGCTCTCCAGGTCGGCGATTCCCGATACCCCGGAAAACCACGTCGTCATCGAATTTGCATTGACCCCGTCGGGCAGCAGCACGCGGCTGGATTTGACGTTGAGCAATCTGGTCGACTACGTGGTGTACAAGCACCTCGACTTCTACTGGGGAACGACCCTCGTCCTGCTGAAACGATTCTGTGAGCATGCCCGATCAGGGGGGCAGGGGCCTGCCAGCGCTGGAGCCTGA
- a CDS encoding immune inhibitor A domain-containing protein has protein sequence MNVQLMLDRIRGFRQLFLFFPVVWGVASCTVGGEAPIGEDAGTSSSSSGAGGGDPGPCGVDCSQFETPQCMVAVCNTGQELGPLNTCVVVPAPKGTSCDDGKFCTVNDVCDNGTCGGGSQNLCGLKPDPCSSVICYEELQTCDVTPVGDGAPCTPTDLCQIKGVCKIGECVGEPRDCDFSPLSECNTMSCDPATGDCVPTPDPAKDNKSCVLTGDLCKVNRTCQAGQCAGGEPRDCSGLDVECKRGVCNPENGTCVSAPAPAGTTCTEGVAECHVGKCDAASGNCLSTSAPDGSACNDYNSCTTADTCSSGACVAGDSVDTCVVYLHEGFENCSNGWTFGGDWECGTPSNVGPPVAHIGDNVIATQIAGLYHTNQSYSTSVATSPAIDLTGATNPMVSFWAWDHTEGGTFDGWNLKVSTNGGQSFTQVTTVTPAYGLNIAGQPAWGGNHAAEGWQNYMADLTAFAGQSILLRFSFRSDGATVFPGVYVDELVVAEPQQIPMYITSTSPLQDVYAGMSYATTITRVGGSSNALWSIKPGGQNTAWLTIDPVTGVLAGTPSAAEDGPVTVTVHVEEPMLPSNYAEKTFTFNVKPNSYYTSFEGTCPDGWTLTGDWECGVPVNVGPATAYQGTQCIATKLGENYSISQTFAGTTATSPDIDLTSAQSPTLTFRMWIDTEGSTYDGVTLQVSTDGGMSYATINGVSPAYPLTIAGKPAWGGHQSGLGWQFMQADLSPYVGKIVRLRFAFQSDTSGTFPGVYIDDIFID, from the coding sequence ATGAACGTCCAACTTATGCTCGATCGCATTAGAGGCTTTCGCCAGCTCTTCCTCTTTTTCCCGGTTGTGTGGGGCGTCGCAAGCTGCACGGTGGGCGGTGAGGCCCCGATCGGCGAGGACGCTGGCACCAGCAGCAGCAGCAGCGGCGCAGGCGGGGGAGATCCCGGGCCTTGCGGCGTGGACTGTTCGCAGTTCGAGACACCTCAGTGCATGGTCGCGGTGTGCAACACCGGGCAAGAGCTCGGCCCGCTGAACACCTGCGTCGTGGTGCCCGCACCCAAGGGAACCTCGTGCGACGACGGTAAGTTCTGCACCGTCAACGACGTCTGCGACAACGGCACCTGCGGCGGCGGAAGCCAGAACCTCTGCGGGCTGAAGCCCGATCCCTGCTCGTCGGTGATTTGCTACGAGGAATTGCAGACCTGCGATGTCACGCCGGTCGGCGACGGCGCCCCCTGCACCCCGACGGACCTCTGCCAGATCAAGGGCGTATGCAAGATCGGCGAGTGCGTGGGCGAGCCCAGGGACTGCGATTTCTCGCCGCTCAGCGAGTGCAACACGATGTCCTGCGATCCGGCCACGGGCGATTGCGTGCCCACGCCGGACCCCGCCAAGGACAACAAATCGTGCGTGCTCACCGGTGACCTCTGCAAGGTCAACAGGACGTGCCAGGCCGGGCAATGCGCGGGCGGCGAGCCCAGGGATTGCTCGGGGCTCGACGTCGAGTGCAAGCGCGGCGTGTGCAACCCCGAGAACGGCACCTGCGTCTCGGCCCCCGCGCCCGCCGGCACCACCTGCACGGAGGGCGTCGCCGAGTGCCACGTGGGCAAGTGCGACGCGGCGAGCGGCAACTGCCTTTCCACGTCGGCGCCCGATGGCAGCGCGTGCAACGACTACAACTCCTGCACCACCGCGGACACCTGCTCGTCCGGCGCTTGCGTGGCTGGCGATTCGGTCGACACCTGCGTCGTTTACCTCCACGAGGGCTTCGAAAACTGCTCGAACGGCTGGACGTTCGGCGGTGATTGGGAATGCGGCACGCCCTCGAACGTGGGCCCGCCCGTGGCCCACATCGGCGACAACGTCATCGCGACGCAGATCGCCGGCCTCTACCATACCAACCAGAGCTACAGCACCTCTGTCGCGACCTCGCCGGCCATCGACCTGACCGGGGCGACCAACCCGATGGTTTCCTTCTGGGCGTGGGACCACACCGAGGGCGGCACCTTCGACGGCTGGAATCTGAAGGTCAGCACCAACGGCGGGCAGAGCTTCACGCAGGTCACGACGGTGACCCCGGCCTACGGCCTGAACATCGCCGGACAGCCCGCGTGGGGCGGTAATCACGCGGCGGAAGGCTGGCAGAACTACATGGCGGATCTGACCGCCTTCGCCGGGCAGTCGATCCTCCTGCGCTTCTCCTTCCGCAGCGACGGCGCGACCGTCTTCCCGGGCGTGTACGTCGACGAATTGGTCGTCGCCGAGCCGCAGCAGATCCCGATGTACATCACGTCGACATCGCCGCTCCAGGACGTGTATGCGGGGATGTCCTACGCGACGACGATCACCAGAGTCGGCGGCTCGAGCAACGCGCTGTGGAGCATCAAGCCCGGCGGCCAGAACACGGCCTGGCTGACGATCGATCCGGTGACCGGCGTGCTCGCGGGCACGCCTTCGGCGGCGGAGGACGGGCCCGTGACCGTCACCGTGCACGTCGAGGAGCCGATGCTGCCCTCGAACTACGCGGAGAAGACGTTCACCTTCAACGTCAAGCCCAACTCGTACTACACGAGCTTCGAGGGCACTTGCCCGGACGGCTGGACGCTGACCGGCGATTGGGAGTGCGGTGTCCCCGTGAACGTGGGTCCCGCGACCGCGTACCAGGGGACGCAGTGCATCGCCACGAAGCTCGGCGAGAATTACAGCATCTCGCAGACGTTTGCGGGCACGACCGCCACCTCACCCGACATCGACCTCACCTCTGCGCAGAGCCCGACCCTCACGTTCCGGATGTGGATCGATACCGAGGGCTCGACGTACGACGGCGTCACCCTGCAAGTCAGCACCGACGGCGGGATGAGCTACGCGACGATCAACGGCGTCTCGCCGGCGTATCCGCTGACCATCGCAGGCAAGCCCGCGTGGGGTGGTCACCAATCCGGGCTCGGCTGGCAGTTCATGCAAGCCGATCTATCGCCTTACGTCGGCAAGATCGTCCGCCTGCGGTTCGCTTTCCAGAGCGATACCTCCGGGACCTTCCCCGGCGTCTACATCGACGACATCTTCATCGACTGA
- a CDS encoding vWA domain-containing protein, translated as MTTSAEARRIPLDVIFLIDRSGSMSGAKWNGTKAALTTFFNDPASAGIGVGMVYFPTQNGDMCVATNYAALDVPIGLLPDNAFALTNAIPYDALGWGTPMWSGLKGVLMAATAYQDAHPTHKVVVVLATDGNPSSECPPTAIDAVAEVADSALDYNGVRTYVIGVAGSTIANLDKIAAAGGTTAAYDITKDINQFAAKMEEIRTEALGCDFEIPPPPNGQQLDPNRVNFTYTPKGVGSPKILPRADDLADCNNLPGWYYDSNTSPTKIILCPASCSPVQADTNAKVSVLFGCNSVAN; from the coding sequence GTGACCACGAGCGCAGAGGCCCGTCGCATCCCGCTCGACGTCATCTTCCTCATCGACCGATCGGGCAGCATGTCGGGCGCGAAGTGGAACGGGACCAAAGCGGCCTTGACCACGTTCTTCAACGATCCGGCATCGGCCGGCATCGGCGTCGGCATGGTCTACTTCCCGACCCAAAATGGGGACATGTGCGTCGCCACGAACTACGCGGCCCTCGACGTGCCCATCGGCCTGCTGCCGGACAACGCATTTGCCTTGACGAACGCGATTCCCTACGACGCCCTGGGTTGGGGTACGCCCATGTGGAGCGGGCTCAAGGGGGTGCTCATGGCGGCGACCGCCTACCAGGACGCGCACCCGACGCACAAGGTCGTCGTGGTCCTCGCCACCGACGGCAATCCCTCTTCCGAGTGCCCGCCAACGGCGATCGACGCCGTCGCGGAGGTGGCAGATAGCGCGCTCGACTACAACGGCGTTCGCACCTATGTCATCGGTGTGGCCGGCTCGACAATCGCGAACCTCGACAAGATCGCGGCGGCGGGCGGGACGACGGCGGCCTACGACATCACGAAGGACATCAACCAGTTCGCCGCGAAGATGGAGGAGATTCGTACGGAGGCGCTCGGGTGCGATTTCGAGATCCCGCCGCCGCCGAACGGCCAGCAGCTCGATCCGAACAGGGTGAACTTCACGTACACGCCGAAAGGCGTGGGATCACCGAAGATCTTGCCGCGCGCCGACGATCTCGCCGACTGCAACAATCTGCCCGGCTGGTACTATGACAGCAACACCAGCCCCACCAAGATCATCCTCTGCCCTGCGTCTTGCTCCCCAGTGCAGGCAGACACCAACGCCAAGGTCTCCGTGCTCTTCGGCTGCAACTCCGTGGCCAATTGA